A portion of the Vicinamibacteria bacterium genome contains these proteins:
- a CDS encoding MBL fold metallo-hydrolase, whose product MARVDRRLAHNAPGDFFVDSSCIDCDTCRWMAPETFAQREDQASVRSQPETGEERLRAEMALVSCPTASIGTEERHDLTAAIEALPDRIEDNVYHCGFHSESSFGATSYLVVRESGNILVDSPRFTRPLVRKIESLGGIAMMFLTHRDDVADHARFNAHFGCVRVLHRADVGPGTRDVERLIEGDEPVRLDDDVLVVPTPGHTRGSACLLYASRFLFTGDHIAWSPSRRHIYAFRSACWYDWSTLVRSAERLTAYEFEWILPGHGRRCHFPRERMAHELQKGLDWMRAA is encoded by the coding sequence ATGGCTCGAGTCGATCGGCGTCTCGCGCACAACGCGCCCGGAGATTTCTTCGTCGATTCGAGTTGCATCGATTGCGATACCTGCCGGTGGATGGCGCCGGAGACTTTCGCTCAACGAGAAGACCAGGCGAGCGTGCGGTCTCAGCCCGAGACCGGGGAAGAACGGCTCCGGGCGGAAATGGCGCTGGTGTCGTGTCCAACGGCCTCGATCGGGACGGAAGAGAGGCACGATCTTACCGCGGCAATCGAAGCGCTTCCCGATCGAATCGAGGACAACGTCTATCACTGTGGCTTCCATAGCGAGTCGAGCTTCGGCGCGACGAGCTATCTCGTGGTGCGCGAGTCGGGAAACATCCTGGTGGACTCGCCACGATTCACCCGCCCCCTCGTCCGAAAGATCGAGTCACTCGGCGGAATCGCGATGATGTTTCTGACCCACCGGGACGACGTCGCCGATCATGCCCGATTCAACGCGCATTTCGGCTGCGTTCGGGTGCTTCACCGGGCGGACGTCGGCCCGGGCACTCGGGACGTCGAGCGGCTGATCGAAGGAGACGAGCCGGTGCGATTGGACGATGACGTCCTCGTCGTGCCCACCCCGGGGCACACCCGGGGTTCCGCCTGCCTCCTCTACGCGAGCCGCTTCCTCTTCACCGGAGATCACATCGCCTGGAGTCCTTCGCGCCGCCACATCTACGCTTTCCGGAGCGCCTGCTGGTACGACTGGTCCACGCTGGTTCGCTCGGCCGAGCGGTTGACGGCGTACGAGTTCGAATGGATCCTGCCGGGTCACGGCCGCAGGTGCCACTTCCCGCGTGAGCGGATGGCTCACGAGTTGCAAAAAGGGCTCGACTGGATGCGAGCGGCCTAG
- a CDS encoding YggT family protein, which translates to MNGNVLGQLIDLYTVVVFVAVIISWLQLPPYNPIVRYTRMLTEPLLAPIRRILPPVAGLDFSPLILLILLRMVRGII; encoded by the coding sequence GTGAACGGTAATGTCCTCGGTCAGCTCATCGACCTGTACACCGTAGTCGTTTTCGTGGCCGTCATCATCAGCTGGCTACAACTTCCACCGTACAACCCCATCGTCCGCTATACCCGCATGCTGACCGAGCCGCTCCTCGCGCCGATCCGGCGGATACTCCCCCCGGTTGCCGGCCTCGACTTCTCGCCCCTGATTCTCCTCATACTGCTGAGAATGGTTCGCGGGATCATTTAA